The following nucleotide sequence is from Synechococcus sp. CBW1004.
GGCGTTGACGACCACCGAGGCGCGGCTGGAGAACACCCGCGACCACCAGATGTTGTTGTGAAACACCTCGCCCATCGAAAACAGCGCAGAGTTCCAGGCGATCAGCAGGCCCGCCGGCAGCAGCAGGTTGAGCCGATCGGGATGGCTCGCACTGAGGCTGCTGTGCACCAGCTCGAGCGGAAAGCGCTGGAACGCCAGCACCGCCACCACCACCAGCAACCCCATGATCAGCAGCGACTGGATGAAGTCGGTACCCACCACCGCACGCATGCCGCCATAGAGCGTGTAAACGGTGGACACGCCGATCACCACCACCATGCCGAGCCGGTAATCAAAGCCCGAAAGCGCCTCCAGCAGGATCCCGGCGCCCATGGCCTGGGTCATCAGAAAGCCCAGGGTGTAAACCGCGGTGATCGCCATGAACACCCACCAGGCGGCGCGGCCGTAGCGCAGGCGAATGAAGTCGCCGCTGGTGCGCCCGTGGGGCATCAGCCTTTTGATGCGGATCGCCAGGGGTGCGAACAGGATCAAGCCCAGGCCGGCCAGGGCATAGCTGAACATCCCCCAGAGGCCATTGCGGTAGCCGAATTCGGGGGCCAGCAGGGTGGTGTTGCCGGTCACCCACGACGCCATCAGCGTGGCGGTGCTGAGGGCCAGGCCGATGTTGCGGCCGGCGAGCATGTAGTCGTCGGCGTCGCCCTTGCCGCCCCGTCCCCAGGCCACACCAAGGGCGATCCAGAGCACGGCGAAGACCACCACCAGTGCCCAGGCGATGCCGGGCGACAGCAGCGGTGTCACAACCCCACTGTCCATGTCTCAGTGCTGCTCCCAGGGATCGCGGCCGCGCCACTGCAGATGGCCTCGCACGATCATGGCCGTGGTGGAGGCGGTCACCACCGCGCCCACGGCAAAGATCAGCAATGCTTGCTGCAGGGCATCCATAGGCGTCGCGGGTTCAGGTGGGGCTCCTTGTCACCTTGACCAGAGCCGTCAGGGGCGTCAACTCACGTTACCCGCGCCGCGTCGAGCTGGGCGATCGCCGCCGCGCGGCTGGGCAGCAGTTGTGCTGATCCGTAGCGCGACACCCCGAAGCGGTTGAGTCGGTCACGGAACCGCGCCTGGGGCACGGCGATCAGCACGCGCCGCCCCTGTTTGGCCGCGTCACGGCACAACGCATCGATGGCCAGTGATGCGGTGACTCCCAGATGGCTGACAGCGCTCAGATCAAGCACCAGGCAGCTGTAGGCGGTGCTGTCGCTGAGCAGCTGGGTCAGGTAGCGGCTGGCGCCGAAGCTGAGCGGCCCTTCGAGCCGCAGCAGCGCCGCCGATGAACCCGCCTGCTCCAGCAGCTGCTGTTCCTGGGGGCTCAGGGTGCTGAGATCATCGCCCCCTGCCAGTCGTTGTGTCGCCTGCTGGAGCGCGTCGGCCTGATCTTTGATGGTGATGATGTTGGCGATCGAGACGCCGATCACGACGGCGGTCACGAGATCCCAGAAAACGGTGAGCAGCAGCACCAGCCACATCAACCCCGTGGCCTTCCAGGACACCTTCGGAGCTCTGTGCAGGAAGGGCCAGTCGATGATCTCGAGCCCCACATGGAGCAGGATTCCCCCCAACACCGCCAGTGGCACCAGCGAGGCCAGCGGTCCGGCGCCCAGGGTGACCATCAGCAACGCGGCAGCATGCACCATGCCCGAGAGGGGCGTGCGGCCTCCGGCCTGCACGTTGGTCACCGTGCGCATCGTGGCGCCCGCTCCGGGCAGGCCACCCACCAGAGCGGCGGCCATGTTGCCGATGCCCTGGCCGATCAGTTCGCGATTGGAGTGGTGCTGGGTGCGGGTGATGTTGTCAGCCACCAACGAGGTGAGCAGGGAATCGATCGACCCGAGCACAGCCAGGGTGATGGCATAGCCACCGATCAGGCGCAGGTCGTCCAGGCGCAGCTGGGGCCACTGCAGGTGGGGCCAGCCCTGCGGAATCGCCCCGAGCCTGGTCACGGCGTCCTGCGGCAGCAGCAGGCTGAGGATGCTGATCAGGATCAGCGCCAGCAGTGGTGCCGGCAGCCAATGGCTCCATCGCTTCGGCGTCCAGCGCACAACGGCGAAGCTCGAGGCGCCGACCAGCAGCGCCACAGGATTGATGGAGCCGACCTGCTGCGGCAGAGCCGCCAGGATCTGCGGAATCGAGCCCCGCAGTTCCAGCCCCAGCAGCACGGGCAGCTGCAGCAGCACCACGATCACGCCGATGCCCGACATGAAGCCGGAGATCACCGAGTAGGGAATCTGAACGATGTACTGACCGAGCCGCAGCAGGCCGAACACCACCTGCAGCAGGCCTGCCACCAAGGCCACGGTGAACGCCATCGCCAGGCCCGAAGCCGGTCCGTAGCGCGCCACCATGGTGGTGATGATGCCCGCCATGATCACGGTCATGGGACCGGTGGGGCCTGACACCTGCGCCGGTGTTCCGCCCAGTGGCGCAGCTAGAAAGCCCAACACAATGGCGCCCCACAGACCGGCGATCGCACCGGCACCGGAGGTGACGCCGAAGGCCATCGCCAGCGGCAGGGCCACCACGGCGGTGGTGATGCCTCCCGCCAGATCGCCGCGCCAGTTGCTCAGAACGCTGCTGCGCCATCGCTGGCTGGATCGCCACAGACGCAGTGGCGGTGAATCACGAAACGGCGAGCGCATGGCAGCAGAGCACTGTCTTCAAGCTGCCAAGGCGCCCAAGAAGCTACAACGACGGCATCAGAAGCCGATAAGGCCCGTTTGAAGCCCACAATTCCGGCCAGGCCCCCAAAGCGATTGGCTCGCGCTGCTGGCGCGATCTGATCAGCCCAGAGACCGGAGCCACAGTGCTCAGCATTGTGGCAGGGCACGTTCTGCTGCCCCAGACCCGTCGGAGAAGCGCGCCCCAGCGCCAGCAGGCGGTCGTGATTTTGGGCTCAGACAGGACGGTTCAGGCGGTTGAGGCGCAGCGCACTCACGGAGGCGATGGCTTCGAAGTCGGCATCGAAGCTCACGAGCTCCGCGTTGTGGTGCAGTGCTACGGCGGCCACCAGCAGATCAAGGCTCAATACCGTGCGGCCGACCTGACGGCAGGCCTGGCCAAGGGCAATCGCCTGCTGCCAGACATCTGATGGCGTGGACAGGCAGGGCAGGGTGTTGAACTGCGCCTCAAGCAGGCGTGCTTCCTCCGGTCGTGCGACTCGAAGAACCTCGAAGCGCACCGGCTCGGCCAGATGGGCAGTGGCATCCAGCACATAGGGGGTAATGAACTGCTTCAGGAGAGCTGGGCTGCGGGATCGGGTGAAGTCGATCCAAAGGCTGGTGTCGATCAGCAGGGTCATGGGCTGATCTCCTGCGCGCGCTGTCGCTCCCGCTCCTGGTCGGCCTCATAAGTGTCCAGTTCCACGCCCCATTCGCCGTTGAGGAACCGCTGGGCGATCTGCGCCCGGCGTCGCTGCTGCAGGGCCTCTTCCATCAGACGCCGGATGGCGGGGCCCTTCTTGCGCTCGCCCGTGAGATCCATGATCTCTGCCATCTCAGAATCTGAAAGCTCAACGGTGACTTTCATGCTTCTGGCCTTACAAAGTCCCACTCTTTCTTGAGAATCGCACTGGCTGTCAATGGGGTGCGCTCCCGGCAGCCGGCCCACCTCCAGAGCGGATCGCACGACAGTGCTGGTGGCTGCCTGCCTGACCCGCGGCCACTGCGCTGCTCAGCTGCCAGGAACGGGCACGGGATGGGCTGCTCGATCGCACGTTGCTTTCCCTCACGCCTGAGCAGACCACGGCCCAGCTGGCTGATCTGGAGGATTGCAGCGATACCGCATCAAGGCCAGGGCCTGGGACGTGGACTGGTGGCCGATGCGCTGCGGCGCAGCCTGGCCGCCTCGATCGCGGTCTGGCGGAAGAGCTGGGCGACAGCGCCACGGCAGTCGAGGAACCCCGTGCCCTGATCCAGCCCGAGGGCGGCGCACCCGCCACGGAAGCCCAACTCCTGCGTTGCTCAGTGTGTGATGGGGGTCGCGAGGATCGAACTCGCCTAAGGCGGATTATGAGACAGCCCGGAGCTCAGGTATAGCAAGGGATCTCGGCGAGGCTATGCCTGGGGAATGCCTATCTCAGGTTCTTCGTGTGTCGAACTGTGTCATCGGCATGCCACGCGTTCGACAGGTAGGAGCCCTTGGATGCCGCACTGGGCTGCACAGGGTCGCACCACCAGTGGCGGGCAACTGTGCCCTTGTCGCGAGGCCCCACACCAGATGTAGTGCACAGCAGGTGCAGAAACCAGCACAACGGCGATACAGTTCGGTCCCAATGGGGCCTCGCGCTGCGTCCCCCGGCCGCCGCCAGCCGCACCACCGGCGCGCCGGCCAGCTCCAGCACCAGGTCGATGTCGTGGATCATCAGGTCGAGCACCACCGACACGTCGTTGGCGCGATCGGGGTTGGGGCTGTGGCGGCGGGCCTCCAGCACCACCACCTCCTCGCCGGCCACCACCTTGACCAGTTCGCGGAAGGCGGGATTGAAGCGCTCGATGTGGCCCACCTGCAGCAGCACGCCGGCCTGATCCGCGGCCCTGATCAACGCTTCGGCCTCCTCCTGGCTGGCGGCGATCGGCTTCTCGATCAGCACATGGCTGCCGGCCTGCAGGCAGGCCAGACCCACCCGGTGGTGGAGCAGGGTCGGCACGGCGATGCAGACCGCATCCACATGGGGCAGCAGGTGCCCGTAGTCGGCGAACCAGCGGCAACCGAACTGCTGGGTGGCCAGCTGCCCCCGGGCTGGATCCGGATCGGCCACACCCACCAGCTCCGCATCCTTGATCAGGCTGAGCACCCTGGCGTGGTGCCAGCCCATGTTGCCGATGCCGATGACACCCACACGCACCGGGTTCATGGCAAGGCTTCCAAATGTCTCAATTATCGGTGATGCGTGATCGCTCCGTTCGCGCTGCGTTGATTCAGGGTTCCGGACCGGGGCGCCGTTCGATCTGCACCCGCTCGATCCGGGGCCCGTCCATGGCCAGGATCCGAAACTGATAGCCCTTCCAGCGCAACCCCTCCCCAGGGGCCGGAATGTGCTGGAGCCGCTCCAGCACGAAACCGGCCAGGGTGTGGTGCTCCTCCGCCTCCGGCAGGGGCAGCGGCAGCTGGCGATTGAGCTCGCAGATCTCCAGATCACCGGCCACCGACCAGCGGCCCGCATCCAGGCTGATCAGATCGGTGTCGGGTTCCAGGGGGTTGTCGTCCTCACCGACGATCTCGCTGGTGAGGTCAGCCACGGTGACCAGCCCCGCCGTGCCGCCGTGCTCATCCACCACCACCAGCAGCGGCTGGCCGCTGCGGATCAAGGGCAGCAGCTCGGCCAGGGGGGTGCTCTCCTGCACGCGGGCCACGGGGCGGATGTAGGGATGCAGGGGGGACTCAGGCCGAAGCAGGCCGCTGGCGATCGGATCGGCCAGGTGGCGCAGATCGAGCAGACCGCGCACGTCATCGAGGGAGCGGCCGATCACCGGGAAGCGGGCATGGGCGGTGTCATGCACCGCCCGCATCAGCTCGGCGAAGGTGACCTCCAGCGGCAGGGTGACCATGCCCGCACGGGGCACCATCACCTCCCGCACCAGGGTGTCGCGCAGGGAGAACACCCCTTCGAGGATGTTGCGCTCATCGGGCATCAGGCCGGTGACGCTGCCGGTTTCGATCAGGCTCTCCAGTTCGCCAGCCGAGAGGGCGGGCACCAGTTCATCCCAGTTGCGGGGCAGACCCAGCAGGTGGAGCAGCAGGGAGGCCAACCGCTCCACCAGGCTGAGCAGCGGAGCGAGCGCGCGGCTGAGCGCATCCAGCAGGGGCGCCAGGCTGAGGGCGGAGTGCTCGGGCCGGTGCAGCACCCCATGCCTTGGGCGCCAGACCGCCCAGCAGAGTGGCCAGCAGCGCCAGCGACAGAAACACCCCCAGGTCGACCGAAGCCTGGGGCAGCAGGCCCGCAGCGTTCAGAGCCAGCCGCTCGGCCACAACGCGACCGGCCCAGCCCAGGGCCACCAGGGCCAGCACCATCCCCAGCTGGGTGGCCACCAGGGCCCGGCGCAGCCGGCGCTGCAACTTGGCCACCGCCTCGGCGCCAGGCTGGCCATCCTCCACCAGTTGCTGCACGCGGCTGGGGCGCAGGCGGATCAGGGCCATCTCGCCGGCCGAGAAGAAGGCCAGCAGGGCGATCAGGGCGGCCAGAACCAACAGCGGGATCACAGCGACCCCGACCGTTCAGAGCGAGCGGGAGGGTTCACTCCCGGGGCTGCGAAGGCAGGAATCTGGAGCGGGACCGCTGGGGGAGGCGGAAGCATGGGTGGGCTGGATCGGCCAGGGAACGGCGCGCAACCTGGATTATCGGCCGACTGCCCGCCGCCGGTGTTCAGCGCCGGCCATCAAGGGATGGCTGGGCCAGCTAAGCGGCCGCGCAGAGCTCCTCGCTCACCTGCCAGAGGCGACGGCGCTGCTCGGGATCGCGAGCGGCCGGTGCCACCCGGGCCTCGGTGGGCCAGCCACGCATCCCTCCCATCTGATCGGGTGCGTAGTGGCCAGCGCGCCGCACCCCTGGCGCCGTAGCGGCGTGGAGCTGGGGCAGGGCGCCCTGGGCGGCGCTCTGAAACAGGGGGGTCATCAGCCGATAGGCCAGGGCCTCCGCCCAGGAACCGCTGGCCGCCACCGAGGCCGGCTGCAGGTTGGTGCGGGCCACACCGGGGTGCGCGGCCAGGGAGGTGACTCCGGCGGCCTCGGCATCCAGCCGCTGCTGCAGCTCCAGGGCGAACATCACATTGGCCAGCTTGCTCTGGCCATAGGCCTGCCAGCGGTCGTAGCGGCGCTCGCCCTGGAGGTCGTCAAAGCTGATGCTGCCGAAATACTGGGCGCCGGAGGTCACGGTGACCACCCGGGCATCGGGCTGGCCGCGCAGCAGGGGCAGCAGGGCCAGGGTGAGGGCGAAGTGGCCGAGGTGGTTGATGCCGAACTGACGCTCAAAACCGTCGCGGGTGAGGCTGCGCGGCAGACCCATCACGCCGGCGTTGTTGATCAGCAGATCGAGACGGCCATAGCGATCCTGCAGCTGGCAGGCGGCGGCGCGCACCGAGGCCAGGTGGGCCAGATCCAGCTCCAGCAGATCGATGGCAGCGCCATCCCGGGCGTCGGGCAAGAGCTGCTGGCGGGCCCGCTCGGCCCGTTCCGGCGAGCGGCAGGCCAGGATCACCGAGGCTCCCCTGGCTAGCAGCGCCCGGGCCGTCTCCAGCCCCAAACCGCTGTTGGCGCCGGTGATCAGGGCCAGCCGACCCGACTGATCGGGGATGTCGGCAGCGGACCAGGGCATGGCACTGGAGAAGATGGCGTCAACGTAACGGCGAGCTCCCGGGGGATGCGAGAGCCGCCAGCGACCGGCAGCCCTGTGCCAGTTCAAAAAGTGCCCCCCCCGGATCGCGCCTGCCGAACTTCGTGCAAATTTCGTGCAGGTTTTGTAATGTAGATCAAGTGTTCATCAAAAGATCAGCTATCAGCGCTGTACTTCTTGTACTTGCCAGCAGCCAAGCAAAAGCTCTCACAACGTACAACTTCGACGGAGGAGGCTTAACCGGCTTGGCCGAGGTAATTTTAACGCAAGATGACATAATTTTGACGATTTCAAATTTTGTCTCGTCAACAAATCTATCAAAAGCGGATTCCGATGGCCTATGCTTTTCCGGCAATAGCAGTGCTTCAGAAGACTTTTGCCAATTTACATCCTCCCTACAGCTTCAGTTCAATAAGTCAGTTAAATTAGTATCATACCTAACTGGATTTAATGATTATGAGATTCCGGGAACTCCCTCACTTACCTTTTCTCAGGGCAGTTTTTCTTCACTTCAAACTAGCTTTCCAGATTGGTCCTCTCAACTTTTTACAAATCAGTTTATCGCATCCGCCAACACGCCGATTCTGATCACCAATAACATCGATAACTCCACCTTTCCAGGCCCCGTTAGCTCTCTGCAATTCCGGTCTCTCACAGTTGAAGCAGTTGAAGACGTGCCCGGACCGCTTCCGCTGATGGGTGCTGCGTGTGCATTTGGGTATTCACGGAAGCTGCGCCGTCGGATTTTTACGTCTCGCCCCAACTCTTGATTCCTTCATCGAAGGCCTACTCCAATGCTTCAAGGGGGTCAGCCCAAGCGCATCGCTCTTTTAACCTCCCTCTAAATAGCCTAGCCCTCTTGCATCGTTTACTTAGGTCTCATGCTAGCCTGACTTGAGCAGATTCGGCTAAAGATTAATAATTTACACTTTCACTTCACGTTCTCTTCCCATGGAGAACGTTACAGCCGCCTCCCATTCTGCTTAATGAAATCACCCTGCCGCAGGAGCTGCTGAAGCTCCAGTTTCAGCCTGCCCTTGAAGTTGATGGGGGGTGAGCTGAACGTTGGTGAATCGTGCCCCTGCCAGGAGCCAAGCAGTGGCCCTGCCTCTGCCCATCAGCTCCGGATCCAGCTCCAGCCCCGGGTAGAGAAAGGCGCGGCTGGGGCTGCGGTCCACCAGGCCGCAGGCCATGGCCAGGCCGTAGGCGGGGCTGAGCTGCCAGCTTGTTGACCTGGCCAGCAGCGCATGGTTGCGGGGGTGGTCGTCGATGTTCGAGACTGCGGCGTTGAAGCAGATCCGGGGGCCGCAGGAACACTTCCGGGCAGTGGCCCAGGGCCTGAAACGACCTCCAGGCCGCAGCGTCCAAAGGCAATGGCTCCATCCCCTCAGCTCGCAGGCGCTGGAGCTCACGGCGTACAGACGCCAGATCCAGCACCGGATAGGCAGCGAGGTGGCGCCCGCAAAGGCCTGATTGCGCCTTGCCGTGGCGAGGGTGTAAGGCTGGGTTGAGCGAAGCTTGATCGATGCTTCTGTCTCCAGAGGATGCCAAGCGCTTCATGGCCACCTACGAGCAGGTGGCCCTAGCCGTGCATGCCATCGCAGCCCTCGATCCGCCGGACAACCCGACGGCCTCCCTTGTGCATGCAAGGGAGCGACTGCAGGAGACTCCTGAGCTGCTCGATGAGGCGGAGACGTTTCTCAGACGGCAGGGCACCTGGACCGATCCCGAGGTTCTCGACGCCCTGCGACAGATGAAGCTGGAAGAATATGTGCACCTTAAGGATCTCAAGCGAGGCGCCATCTTTCTGAGTGCCGATGGCAGCGAGGGCTACAGCGCCATCGGCCTCACCCAGCCCCCCGGTGCCATCTTCGGCGCCCGTGGCCATGTGGTTCATACCGCCCTTTGTCCCTTTGCCGAGAAGATCGTCTGCGATGGTGTGTTCATCGCTCGCGCTCAGCTGGGGCCGGGCTTGTGGAGTGCATTCCACAAGCGCTATCTCAGCCTCAAGGCCGCGGGCCAGCTGCATCACGACCCCAGCACAGTGCCCGAATGGCAACAACCAGCCTTCGACTCAGACCCGGCCGTGGCATCCAGGGAGGTCCTCGAAATTCTCGATCCCTGGCAGATGGTCCCCTTGGAGGTGGTGGACTCAGCGTTGGCGTTTCTGGACGCCTATCTGCAACCGCATCACCCCCTGAGGCAATACAGGCTCTTCCCGATGCTCAAGCGCGAGGATGCCCAGATCTGGGTGATCACCAAAGACGATGACGATGGCATCACGTGGCTGTTGGATCTCACCAAGAAACGGCGCTTCAAGGGGCGCACCATCTACCACTACCGTCAGTTGGCAGACGACGAGGAACTCAAGGCCCTGATCCAAGAGGACCATCAGACCTGGTTGGACAGCTTTCCTGACGACGAGGAGGACGAGGAAGACGAGGAGGACGACCTCTGATCGCACGCTCGCTGCCATGGCGCAGCCCTACCCTTCGGGCCGCGTTCGTTCAGAATGATCTGTACCGGCGCTCCACGGTCCGATGCCCCAGGAGCGCCTCAGCGAAACCGACATCTGCGACCGGTTCATTACGCCGGCGCTTCACCAGGCGGGCTGGTTGCGGGAGCAGATCCTGCGCGAGCACGCCTTCACGGCTGGCCGGATCACCGTGCGCGGACGGCTGGTGGCCAAGGGGCAGCCACGGCGGGCCGACTACGTGCTGCTGGTGGGGCAGGTGGCGCTGGCGGTGATCGAGGCCAAGGACAACAGCCATGCCGTCGGCGATGGGATGCAACAGGCACTGGCCTACGCCGAGGCGCTGCAGACGCCGTTCGTGTTCGCGAGCAACGGTGATGGCTTCGTGCTGCACGACCGCACCGGGCTGAGCGAGCAGCGCGAGAGCCAGCTCAGTCTGGAGGCCTTCCCAGCTCCTGAGGAGCTCTGGCGTCGCTACTGCCGTTGGAAGGGGCTCTCGGATGACCAGCAACGGGTGGCGCTGCAGCCCTACTACGACGGCAGCAACCGCAAGGAGCCCCGCTACTACCAGCGCAACGCGATCCAGAAGGTCGTGGAGGCGATCGCCAAGGGGCAGACGCGGCTGCTGCTGGTGATGGCCACCGGCACGGGCAAGACCTTCGTGGCGTTTCAGATCATCTGGCGGCTGTGGAAGGCGAAGCAGGCCAAGCGGGTGCTGTTCCTGGCCGATCGCAATGTGCTGGTGAACCAGACGATGACCAACGACTTTCGGCCGTTCGGAGGGGCGATGGCCAAGCTGAGCACGAGCTCCAACACGATCGAGAAGGCCGATGGCTCGCTGCAGGAGCTGACGCTGGCGCTCGACAGACAGCGCCGGATCGATCCCTCCTACGAGATCTACCTGGGCCTGTACCAGGCACTCACTGGGCCAGACGAGCGTCAGAAGCTCTATCGGGACTTCTCACCCGACTTCTTCGATCTGATCGTGGTGGATGAGTGCCATCGCGGCAGCGCGGCGGAAGATTCGGCCTGGCGCGAGATTCTCGAGTATTTCGCCAGCGCCGCCCAGCTCGGGCTCACCGCCACACCAAAGGAAACGAAGTATGTGTCGAATATCCACTACTTCGGTGAACCGATCTACAGCTACTCGCTGCGCCAGGGCATCCACGACGGCTTCCTGGCGCCCTACAAGGTGATCCGTGTGCATCTCGATATTGATGTACACGGCTATCGCCCGAAACGGGGTGAGGTGGACAAAGACGGCAGGGAGATCGAGGACCGCCAGTATAACCAGAAGGATTTTGACCGAGTTCTGGTGATCGATGAGCGCACCCGCCGCGTCGCCCGCTGGATCACGGCATACCTCAAGGCCAGTGGCGATCGCTTCCAGCCCACGATCGTGTTCTGCGTCGACACCGAGCACGCCCTGCTGATGCGACAGGCCCTGATCAACGAAAACCAGGATCTAGTGCAGCAGCACCCCAACTATGTGATGCGGATCACGGGGAATGACACCGAAGGCATGCTGCAGCTCGACAACTTCATCGATCCGCTGGAGCCGATGCCGGTGATCGTCACCACCTCACGGCTGCTGTCCACGGGCGTTGATGTGCAGACCTGCAGGTTGATCGTGCTCGATCGTGAGGTGGGCTCGATGACCGAGTTCAAGCAGATCGTCGGCCGCGGCACCCGCCTGCATGCCGAGTCGGGCAAGGAGTACTTCACCCTGGTGGATTTCCGCCAGGCGAGCAATCATTTCGCCGATCCCGAGTTCGACGGTGAACCGGTGCAGATCTACGAACCCGGTGAGGGTGATCCGCCACTGCCGCCGGAAACCGGCACCACCTCGGAGGGTGAGGATCTTGATGGGCTGGAGGGAGATGGTGCTGGGGACCTGGATGGGGAATCCGACCTGATCGGCGGGAGCGATGGTTCCGGCGGCCCTGAACAGGGAACAGGGACGGGACCGGGAGGGGAACCGCGCCGCAAGGTCTACATCAAGGGCCGGCCGGTGCTGGTGCTCAGCGAGCGGGTGCAGTATCTCGATGAGCAGGGCAAGCTCGTCACCGAATCGCTGCGCGACTACACGCGCCGGCTGGTGCGCCAGCAGTACGCCGATCTCGACGGCTTCCTGCGCCGCTGGCGGGGAGAGGAGCGCAAGCAGGTGATCCTGCAGGAGCTGGCCGAGGAGGGCCTGCTGCTGGAGGCGCTGCAGGAGGAGGTGGGCCGCGAGCTCGACCCGTTTGATCTGATCTGCCACATCGCCTACGACCAGCCGCCGCTCAGCCGCGCCCAGCGGGCGGCCCGCCTGCGCTGCGATGTCTTCAGCCGCTACGGTCCCCAGGCACGAGCGGTGCTGGAGGCACTGCTCGACAAGTACGCAACGGAGGGCGTGGTGGACGAGCTCGACAACGTCAGGATCCTGGCGATCCCACCCTTCAGTCAGATGGGGACCCAGCTGCAGCTGATCCGTGAGTTCGGCGGCAAGGGGGGCTTTGAGCGGGCCGTGCATGACCTGCAGGCCGAGCTCTACCGGGAGGCTGCCTGAGGGATGGCCACCTCAGCGCGCACCACTTCTGCGCGGACAGCCGTCAAGGCGATTCAGGACATCATGCGCAAGGACGTGGGTGTCGATGGCGATGCCCAGCGCCTGTCGCAGCTGTGCTGGCTCTTCTTCCTCAAGATCATCGACGACCAGGACCAGGCCCTGGAAGTCACCGAGGATGACTACCGCTCACCACTGCCGGAGCATCTGCAGTGGCGCAGCTGGGCCAAGGATCCAGAGGGCATGACCGGCGACACACTGCTGGAATTCATCAACCAGGAGCTGTTTCCCTATCTCAAGGAGATGCCCCTCAAGGGTTCCCACCCCCACCGGGCCCAGGTGGTGCGCGAGGTGTTCGCCGATGCCTTCAACTACATGAAGTCCGGTCAGCTGCTGCGCCAGGTGATCAACAAGGTGGAGGGTATCGATTTCAACAACCTGGCCGACCGCAAGCATTTCGGGGATGTGTATGAGCAGCTGCTCAATGATTTGCAGAGTGCCGGCAATGCGGGCGAGTACTACACGCCTCGGGGCGTCACCAGCTTCATGGTGGATCGCATCGATCCCCAACCCGGCGAGACGCTGCTGGATACATCAGGCGGCACGGGAGGTTTCGTCACCTGCTCGATCCGCCACATGCGCGAGCGCTATGTGAAGACGCTGGCCGATGAACAGGCGATGCAGGCGGCACTGCGGCTGATCGAGAAGAAGCCGCTTCCCTACATGCTCTGCGTCACCAACATGCTGCTGCATGGGATCGAGGATCCCAGCTTCGTGCGGCGCGACAACACCCTGGCTCGGCCCTATCGCGACTGGGGTGTGGCCGATCAGGTGAACGTGATCCTCACCAATCCGCCGTTCGGTGGCGTTGAGGAAGACGGCATCCAGGACAACTTCCCGGCCGAGTTCCGCACCCGCGAAACCGCGGATCTGTTCCTGGCGTTGTTCATCAGTCTGCTCAAGCCGGGTGGCCGTGCCGGCGTGGTGTTACCCGATGGCACGCTGTTCGGCGAGGGGGTGAAAACGCGGCTGAAGAAACAGCTGCTGACCGAGTGCAACTTGCACACGATCGTGCGCCTGCCCAATTCGGTGTTCAAGCCCTACGCCAGCATCGGCACCAACCTGCTGTTCTTCGAGAAGGGCAAGC
It contains:
- a CDS encoding urea transporter, which produces MDSGVVTPLLSPGIAWALVVVFAVLWIALGVAWGRGGKGDADDYMLAGRNIGLALSTATLMASWVTGNTTLLAPEFGYRNGLWGMFSYALAGLGLILFAPLAIRIKRLMPHGRTSGDFIRLRYGRAAWWVFMAITAVYTLGFLMTQAMGAGILLEALSGFDYRLGMVVVIGVSTVYTLYGGMRAVVGTDFIQSLLIMGLLVVVAVLAFQRFPLELVHSSLSASHPDRLNLLLPAGLLIAWNSALFSMGEVFHNNIWWSRVFSSRASVVVNAFVLGGLAWMTVPIVTGSLGLVALAQNLALPQVNMVFPVMASQLLGAGGAALVFVVVFASLTSTLDSLLASTADLVAEDVVFKLLNPQLSDAQLRQATKLVVVGLGLLTLVLSWPRLDSLASVLFFTGALVASTVWPVAYGLYWSQANRHAAIAAMLAGSAVGLVAYVQIAPYCAALFSTAVSALVMAVGSSLRPERFQWHLLREA
- a CDS encoding HipA domain-containing protein yields the protein MSSSACELRGWSHCLWTLRPGGRFRPWATARKCSCGPRICFNAAVSNIDDHPRNHALLARSTSWQLSPAYGLAMACGLVDRSPSRAFLYPGLELDPELMGRGRATAWLLAGARFTNVQLTPHQLQGQAETGASAAPAAG
- a CDS encoding PIN domain nuclease; the protein is MTLLIDTSLWIDFTRSRSPALLKQFITPYVLDATAHLAEPVRFEVLRVARPEEARLLEAQFNTLPCLSTPSDVWQQAIALGQACRQVGRTVLSLDLLVAAVALHHNAELVSFDADFEAIASVSALRLNRLNRPV
- a CDS encoding SulP family inorganic anion transporter is translated as MRSPFRDSPPLRLWRSSQRWRSSVLSNWRGDLAGGITTAVVALPLAMAFGVTSGAGAIAGLWGAIVLGFLAAPLGGTPAQVSGPTGPMTVIMAGIITTMVARYGPASGLAMAFTVALVAGLLQVVFGLLRLGQYIVQIPYSVISGFMSGIGVIVVLLQLPVLLGLELRGSIPQILAALPQQVGSINPVALLVGASSFAVVRWTPKRWSHWLPAPLLALILISILSLLLPQDAVTRLGAIPQGWPHLQWPQLRLDDLRLIGGYAITLAVLGSIDSLLTSLVADNITRTQHHSNRELIGQGIGNMAAALVGGLPGAGATMRTVTNVQAGGRTPLSGMVHAAALLMVTLGAGPLASLVPLAVLGGILLHVGLEIIDWPFLHRAPKVSWKATGLMWLVLLLTVFWDLVTAVVIGVSIANIITIKDQADALQQATQRLAGGDDLSTLSPQEQQLLEQAGSSAALLRLEGPLSFGASRYLTQLLSDSTAYSCLVLDLSAVSHLGVTASLAIDALCRDAAKQGRRVLIAVPQARFRDRLNRFGVSRYGSAQLLPSRAAAIAQLDAARVT
- a CDS encoding oxidoreductase, with translation MPWSAADIPDQSGRLALITGANSGLGLETARALLARGASVILACRSPERAERARQQLLPDARDGAAIDLLELDLAHLASVRAAACQLQDRYGRLDLLINNAGVMGLPRSLTRDGFERQFGINHLGHFALTLALLPLLRGQPDARVVTVTSGAQYFGSISFDDLQGERRYDRWQAYGQSKLANVMFALELQQRLDAEAAGVTSLAAHPGVARTNLQPASVAASGSWAEALAYRLMTPLFQSAAQGALPQLHAATAPGVRRAGHYAPDQMGGMRGWPTEARVAPAARDPEQRRRLWQVSEELCAAA